In Pan troglodytes isolate AG18354 chromosome 20, NHGRI_mPanTro3-v2.0_pri, whole genome shotgun sequence, the genomic window CCTCTTTATGTCTTTATTCCTCAGACTATAGATAAAGGGGTTCAGCATGGGGGTGACCACAGTGTACATCACTGAGGCTGTTGCACTTGAGTGTGAGTTGCGGGTGGCAGCAGAACTAAGGTACACCCCTAGGATTGCACCATAAAATAAGGAGACAACTGAGAGGTGAGATGCAGAGGTGGAAAATGCCTTGTACTTCCCCTGAGCTGATGAGATTGCATGTATGGAGGAAATTATCTTAGAGTAAGAGTAAAGGATCCCAGTCAGGGGACCTCCACCCAGCAGCGCAACTGTAAAATATATCACCATGTGATTAAGAAAGCTATCAGAACAAGCAAGTTGGATGACCTGATTAAGTTCACAGAAAAAGTGGGGGATTTCTAAGGCTGTGCAGAAGGACAGCCGTACTACCATTAAGATTTGTAGCAAGGAATACAGAGCACTCATGGTCCAGGACGCCAGAACCAGCAGTCCACAGAGGTGAGGGTTCATAATGACCATGTAGTGCAGGGGGTGACAGATGGCCACAAACCGATCATAGGCCATCACGGCCAGGAGGAAGTTTTCAAATCCAGCAAAGAGTATGAAAAAATACATCTGCATGAGGCAGGCTGTGTAGGTGATGACTTTGTTCTGTGTCTGGATGTTCATCAGCATTTTTGGAATGGTGGTGGAAGTAACACAAATGTCAGCAAAGGacaggttggagaggaagaagtacatgggggtgtggaggtgggagtCTGAGATTGTGGCCAGGATGATGAGCAGGTTCCCGAGCACAGTGACCAGGTACATGGACAGGAACAGCCCAAAGAGGAAGGGTTGCAGTCCAGGTTCTTGTGAAAATCCCagaagaagaaattctgaaaTTTGTGTATCATTTCCTGGTTCCATTTGATTGAAGTGactatcagagagagagagagagagagagagaaagagggaaacgAGACAGGCATGCATTGCTAACCTTTCAGAAATAccatcatttatattttatagccAATAAATTATCTTACATTTTGTGTATGAATCTGGTTCTCTTTAAGGGATCTCCATGTCATCTCTGATCAGGAACTCCTTCCCACTCTCAGCCTTAACTGAAGACAGCGTACATTCTGCAGTTAGAATAAgaacttctggctgggcacggtggcttatgcctgtaaccccagcactttgggaggtcaaagcaggcggatcacgaggtcaagaggttgagaccatcctggccaacatggtgaaaccctgtctctagtaaaaatacaaaaattagcctggtgtagtggcatgcgcctgtagtcccagctacttgggaggctgaggcaaggagaatctcttgaccccgggaggcagaagttgcagtgagctgagatcatgccactgcactccagcctggtgacagagcgagactccatctcaaaaaaaaaaaaaaaaaaaaaaaaaaaaaaagaatgagaacttCTTCTATGCATTTGAGGAATATAAATTGAATGTTGACCATGTTCTTGTCACTGTCTAGATAATGAGTGAACAATGCTGAAAAACAAAAGTCCCTACAATCTAATGATGaagaaagaatataaacaaattaaacaatCACATAATATGTCAGATGGGAACAGGCGCTTGGAAAATAAACAAAGCAGGTAAAAAGGAGGGAGGGTATGaagtgtttcttttgttttttgtttgtttgtttgctgattATTATTCAAGACCTGCAAACAAGGTGATGTTTGAAAAAAGATCTCAAGGAAGACAGGGCAAGAGTCATGAAGTTATCTGTTGAAGTGGGTGCCTGGCAGGAGGAATGGCAGTACAAAAACTTtgagggcctcccaaagtgctggaattacaggcatgagctactgcattTGGCTCAAGGAAAGCTTTTAATATCAGATTCTTTTTTCCCTACAGAATGTAGAATTGGTACAAGAAATTCCAGTTCACaagtctgtatacacatgtaaacttGGACTTCCATTTTGGTATGACTGTTTTCAGCCCTGTGtttaaagaaacataaaacagCTGTTCAATAAACAGAGTGAGAGAAATTAAACAGACCCCAGTAAGGAAAAAGGTCTAATAAACTCAGGTAATCCCtcagaaaaaggacaaaaatacaTTGCAAGGGTGCAATGGGTAGGTTAGCAAGAAAGGAACTGACTCCAAGGAGACAAAGCCTTGCTGGGGATCTTATAGGATGGAAAATAAAAGCTTCCCTGGTTATGGTTACATTTCAGCTTCCATTGTATCTCCTCGATgcctggcaaaataaataaaagatcaaaaataaagaattctgACATCTTTATTGACTTCATGGTTTTTAATTTAACAATAGTATTTAATTATGTCGGTTTTAATGATGATTAAAGTTTTAGCTTTCCTTTTGGAActagaaataagtaaata contains:
- the OR7A5 gene encoding olfactory receptor 7A5 produces the protein MHACLVSLFLSLSLSLSDSHFNQMEPGNDTQISEFLLLGFSQEPGLQPFLFGLFLSMYLVTVLGNLLIILATISDSHLHTPMYFFLSNLSFADICVTSTTIPKMLMNIQTQNKVITYTACLMQMYFFILFAGFENFLLAVMAYDRFVAICHPLHYMVIMNPHLCGLLVLASWTMSALYSLLQILMVVRLSFCTALEIPHFFCELNQVIQLACSDSFLNHMVIYFTVALLGGGPLTGILYSYSKIISSIHAISSAQGKYKAFSTSASHLSVVSLFYGAILGVYLSSAATRNSHSSATASVMYTVVTPMLNPFIYSLRNKDIKRALGIHLLWGTMKGQFFKKCP